The genomic region TGGCCCGCATGGGGGTGGAGGTCGTCGACGAGCGGCCCTACCAGCTCTCGCCGGCGGACGGTGGCAGCGCGTGGATCTACGCGCTCGGCGTGCGCTACCCCTCCGACCCGGCCCCCGACGTGCCCGAGGGCGAGGCGCTGCGCCTGTTCCAGGACGCCTTCGCCGCGGCCTGGCACGGCGAGGCCGACTCCGACGGCTTCGACGAACTGGTGGTCTCCGCTGGTCTGTCGTGGCGCCAGGTGCTCGTCGTGCGCGCGTGCGCGAGGTGGCTGCGCCAGGCGTCGGCCGGCTTCGCCGCCTTCAGCCCCGCCTACCTGGAGCGTGCACTGGTGCGCAACGCCCAGGTGGCGCGACTGCTGGTGCAGCTGTTCGAGGCGCGCTTCGACCCGGCCCGCGAGACCGGGCGCTCCGAGGCGGTGGAGCACCTGCACGCCCGCACGCTGGAGGCGATCGACGCGGTCGAGAGCCTCGACGAGGACCGCATCCTGCGCGGCGTCCTGGCTGTGGTGACCGCCGCCCTTCGCACCAACTACTTCCAGCTGGGCACGGACGGGCGGCCCAAGCCGTACCTCTCGCTCAAGCTCGACCCGCACCGGGTGCCGGACGTCGCGGAGCCGAGGCCGGCGTACGAAGTGTTCGTCCACTCGCCGACGGTGGAAGGCGTGCACCTGCGCTTCGGTGCAGTGGCACGCGGTGGCCTGCGGTGGTCCGACAGGCGTGAGGACTTCCGCACCGAGATCCTGGGCCTGGTCAAGGCGCAGGCGGTCAAGAACGCGGTCATCGTCCCCGTCGGCGCCAAGGGCGGCTTCGTGGTACGCCGCCCGCAGGCCGATCCCCGTGACCGCGAGGCGTTCGTCGCCGAGGGCGTCGAGTGCTACCGGCTGTTCATCCGCGGCCTGCTCGACATCACCGACAACCGCGTCGAGAGCCGCGGGCACAGCGAGGTCGTGCCGCCGCCCCGGGTGGTGCGCCACGACGGCGATGACCCCTACCTCGTCGTCGCGGCCGACAAGGGCACGGCCACCTTCAGCGACATCGCCAACGGCATCGCGGCCGACTACTCCTTCTGGCTCGGCGACGCCTTCGCCTCGGGCGGGTCCGTCGGCTACGACCACAAGGCGATGGGCATCACCGCGCGCGGCGCCTGGGAGGCCGTGCGCCGCAGGTTCCGCGAGCTCGGCCACGACACGCAGACGACGCCCTTCACGGTCGTCGGCGTCGGCGACATGAGCGGCGACGTCTTCGGCAACGGGATGCTGCTCAGCGAGCAGATCCGCCTGGTCGCCGCGTTCGACCACCGCCACGTCTTCCTCGACCCCGACCCCGACCCGGCCGTCAGCTTCGCCGAGCGCGCCCGGCTCTTCGCGCTGCCGCGCTCCTCGTGGGCCGACTACGACGAGTCGCTGCTGTCGTCCGGCGGAGGCGTCTTCCCCCGGTCGCTCAAGCACATCCCGGTGAGCCCTCAGGTGCGCGCCCGCCTCGGCATCGAGCCCGACGTCGAGCAGCTGACGCCGGCCGAGCTGATGCGCGCGATCCTGCTGGCCCCCGTCGACCTGTTCTGGAACGGCGGCATCGGCACCTACGTCAAGGCGACCGGCGAGACGCACGCCGAGGTCGGCGACAAGGCCAACGACGCGCTGCGCGTCGACGGCGCCCGCCTGCGGGTGCGGGTCGTCGGCGAGGGCGGCAACCTGGGCGTCACCCAGCTCGGTCGCGTCGAGGCGGCGCTCGCCGGCGTACGCATCGGCACCGACGCCATCGACAACTCCGCCGGCGTCGACACCTCCGACCACGAGGTCAACATCAAGATCGTCGTCGACTCGGCCGTGCGCGCGGGCGCCGTCGCCTCCGACGAGCGCGTTCCGCTGCTCCAGGCGATGACCGGCGACGTCGCCGCCCTGGTGCTGCGCGACAACTACCTGCAGAACTACCTGCTCGGAGTCGGTCGCACCCTCGCGCCCTCCATGCTGCCCGTGCACGAGCGGGTGATGCGCACCCTCGAGGAGCGCAAGGTCCTCGACCGCCGGCTCGAGCGCCTGCCCGGCTCGGCGCAGGTGCGGGTGCGGCTGGGCGAGGGCGGGGGGCTGACGACGCCGGAGTACGCCGTGCTGGTCGCCTACGTCAAGAACGTGCTGTCGGGCGACCTGGTCGCCACGCCGGTGCCCGACGAGGCGTGGACGACGCCCGTGCTGCGCGGCTACTTCCCGCCGCTGCTGCGGGAACGGCTGGGCGCCCGGCTCGACGAGCACCCGCTGCGGCGCGAGATCGTCACCACCGAGGTCGTCAACGACCTGGTCAACCGGGCGGGCGTGACCTTCGCCTTCCGTGCGCAGGAGGAGACCGGCGCCAGCGTCGCCGACGTGGTGCGCGCCTACGTCGTGGTGCGCGAGGTCTTCGGTCTCGACGCGCTGTGGCGCGAGGTGGAGGGGCTCGACGGCGTGGCCGACACCGGCGCGCAGACCGCCCTCGTGCTCGAGACGCGCCGGCTCGTCGACCGCGCGACCCGCTGGTTCCTGCAGAGCCGGCCGCCCGGGCTCGACGTCGAGCAGGAGGTGGCGCGCTACGCGTCGACCGTGCGGGAGCTCTCGGCGGAGGTGCCGCGGCTGGTCGGCGCCGAGGCAGCGGCCCGGCTGCGTACGCTCGGCGCCCGGCTCGCCGCGCCCGGGGTGCCCGCGGAGCTCGCCGACCGCGTGGCTGCGCTGCTCGACGTGTTCGCCCTGCTCGACGTGGTGGAGGTCGCCCGCTCTGTCGAGGTCGCGCCCGGCCAGCACTGCGAGCCGGCCGAGGTGGCGCCGCTCTACTTCGCGCTCGACGACCGCTACGCGATCGAGTCGCTGCTCTCGCGCATCGCGGGGCTGCCGCGCGGCGACCGGTGGCAGGCGATGGCCCGCGCGTCGGTGCGCTACGACCTCTACGCGACGCTCGCCTCGCTCACGACCGCCGTGCTGCGCGAGACCCCGGCGGGAGAGCCGCTCGGCCGCATCACCGCCTGGGAGCAGGTCCGCGGCGAGCTGCTCGCCCGCGCCCGCGGCACCGTCGACGCCGCGCTCGCCGCCGAGCCGGCCGACCTCGCCACCCTCTCGGTGGCCCTGCGCGCCCTGCGGACCCTCCTGCGCTGACCGCCCCCGCGGGTCGGGCAGCGGGCGGGGGAGCGGAGGCGCACTAGAGTCGCCGGGTGCCGACGCTGTCCGACCTCGCCCGGGACCAGGGCCTCGACCCCGCCGACGTGGCGCACCTTCAGGCGCTGACGGCCGACTGGCAGCTGCTGGCCGACCTCTCCTTCGCCGACCTGGTGCTGTGGGTGCCGTGCCCGGACGACGCGGACGGGTACGTCGCGGTGGCCCAGATGCGCCCGACCACCGGGCCCTCGCTGCTGCACGACGACGTGGTGGGCCAGTGCCTGGCGCGCGGCAAGCGCCCGCTGGTCGACCACGCGTTCGACGAGGCCAAGATCGCCCGCGGGCGCGAGCTCGAGTGGCGCGACGACGTGCCCGTGCGCGAGGAGACGATCCCGGTCGTCCGCGAGGGCAGGGTCCTCGCGGTCATCAGCCGGCACACCAACCTGGCCACGGCGCGCACCCCGAGCCGGCTCGAGGTGACCTACCTGCGCTGCGCCAACGACCTGGCGCTCATGATCGCCGACGGGGTCTTCCCCTACCCGGGCTCGAGCGACGGCGGTGCCGCCTCACCGCGCGTCGGCGACGGCCTGCTGCGGCTCGACGCCGCAGGGCTGGTCACCTACGCGAGCCCCAACGCGCTGTCCGCCTACCGCCACCTCGGGCTGGCGGCCGACCTGGTCGGCGCCCACCTCGGGCGCACCACCGCGGTGCTCGCGCCCTCGCAGATGCCGGTCGACGAGGCCGTCGAGTGGGTGGCCGGCGGCAGCGCGCCCCGGCAGACCGAGGTCGAGGGCCACGGCGTCATCGTGCTGCTGCGCGTGCTCCCGCTGCTGGTGGAGGGCGCCCGGGTCGGTGCGCTCGTGCTGGTGCGCGACGTCACCGAGCTGCGCCGGCGCGAGCAGGAGCTGCTGAGCAAGGAAGCCACGATCCGCGAGATCCACCACCGCGTGAAGAACAACCTGCAGGCGGTGGCCGCGCTGCTCCGGCTGCAGGCCCGGCGCGTGTCGGCACCCGAGGCGCAGGCGGCGCTCGCCGAGGCGGTGCAGCGGGTCGGCTCCATCGCCGTCGTCCACGAGACGCTCTCGCGCTCGACCGACGGGCTGGTGGGCTTCGACGAGGTGGCCGAGCGGCTCACCTCGGGCGTGGTGGAGGTGGCGCAGACCGGCGCCACCGTGCGGCTGCGGCGCACCGGCACCTTCGGCACCCTGCCCGCCGAGACCGCGACCCCGCTGGCCATGGTGCTCACCGAGCTGGTGCAGAACGCGGTCGAGCACGGCAGCGGCGCCCGCGGCGGCACGGTCGAGGTGCGGGCCGAGCGCCACGAGCGCAGCCTCACCGTGAGCATCTCCGACGACGGACCCGGGCTGCCCGAGGGCTTCAGCCTCGAAGGCTCGGCCAACCTGGGCCTGCGGATCGTCGCCGGCATGGTGCGCACCGAGCTGCGCGGCGACCTGGTGCTGGCCGCCGGGCCCGAGGGCGGCACGGTCGCCACCGTGACCCTGTGGGTCCCGGCCGGCGACGCGGACCCCGCGCTCGCCTGAGCGGGCCGCCGGGCTCCCCGCCCACCGGCCCCGGACGCGCCGAACCCCCGGCGGGCGGTGGCCCGGGCCGGGGGTTCGGGAGGTGCGGGGGAGGTCGTCCCTAGGCGGTGCGTACGCGGTTGCGCGCCGCGCGGCGCTTGAGCGCCCGCCGCTCGTCCTCGCTGAGCCCGCCCCAGACGCCGGAGTCCTGGCCGGACTCGAGCGCCCACTGCAGGCACGTGTCGGTGACCGCGCAGCGCCGGCAGACGGCCTTCGCCTCGTCGATCTGGGAGAGCGCCGGGCCGGTGTTCCCGATGGGGAAGAAGAGCTCCGGGTCTTCCTCACGACAGGCAGCCTCGTGGCGCCAGTCCATGTGTCTACTCCTCGCACGTCGACGTCGTGGGGCGCCGTGCCCCTCGACGGTGGGTGTCCTGCTCGTGAACGACGTCACGAGCAGGGGCGTTCCACGGCGCTCCCACGGTGTGTGGGAGCATCGGTGAACGCTGGTCTCCGCCAGCGGGTGGAGACGCGCTGCGCTCGTCCCGACCCGCTCTGCTATGAGCCTTCCATCGATGAGTGGCGTTCCACAAGCGTTTCAGGCTTGTTTCCCTCAGCGGTGCGCTGTCTCCTGCATCACAGTACGGTCACGATCAGCGCCTTCGTGCCCCTCTGTCCGCCTCGCCGTGGGTCTCCGTCCGCCCACGGCAACGCGCCGCCACCACCGCCCTTGCCCCCGTGCGGCGCCGGTCAACCGTCCTCAGGCGCGCAGCCGCAGCGGCAGCCTCCGACGCCGCTGCGCCGGCTGCGGACCGGCGACCACCGGGAGCACCGCGCGGAAGCCCTCCAGCAGCAGCCGGGTGCGGGGCTCGAGCGCCTCGCCGTCGAGCTCGAGGGGGAACGCGCGCTCGGCCGACACCTCGACGCGGCTGACGTCGTGCAGGTTGACCATCTGGCGGCCGCGCGGCGAGGTGGCCCGCAGCATGCCGGCTGCGGCGCGGGTCACGGTGACGGGACCGATGCGGTGGACCGCGAAGACGTCGAGGCCCGACTCGAACGACGCCCGCGGGAACGGGTCCACGGGCCGCGGGCCGAGGTACGTCCACGGCCGGGTGTTGGCGACGACCGCCATCCGCGCGGGGAACGGGTCGGCGCCCTCGACGCTGACCTGCATGACGGGCACCCGGCCGGCGCCCACGGCCAGGGCAGCGGCGGCCTCGCGCAGGTAGAGGACCGGGGTCGCCGCCGCGCCCTGGGCGCGTCGGCCCTCGACGCGGCGCACGACCTCGGCGTCGAGACCGACGCCTGCCGCGAAGGTGAACCAGCGCCCGTCGGCGCGGCCGAGCCCGACGACGCGACGGTGCCCGGCAGCGGCCGCGCGCACGAGAGCGGCTGCCGCCTCGAGCGGGTCGCGGGGCAGGCCGAGCGCGCGGGCGAAGACGTTGGTGCTGCCGCCGGGCACCACGCCCAGGGCCGGACCGCCGGCGGCGGGGGAGCTGCCGCTGCCCAGCAGCCCGTTGACCAGCTCGTTGACAGTGCCGTCGCCGCCCAGCCCGACGACGAGCTCGAAGCCCCGGGCGCCGGCACCGGCCGCCAGCTCGACGGCGTGGCCGCGGGCGCGCGTCCAGGCCACCTCGACCTCGAGGCCGCGGGAGAGGACGCCGACGACCGCGTCGCGGGTGGCCTGCGTGGTGGTGGTCGCCACGGGGTTGGCCACCAGCAGCGCACGCACGCGGCCACTCTAGGGGCGGGCCCGCGCTCTACAGTGACGCGGTGTCCGCTACCTCCCCGCCGCCCGCCACACCTGGGACCCCGGGGCGCACCCGCGAGCCCGGGCTCGTCGTGCTCGCCGCCTGCGTCGCGCTGGAGGGCGCCGCGCTGGTGGTGCTCGGCCTGCTGGTGCTGGCGTCGGTCGTCGCCGGCGGCGGCGGCAACGTCGGGCTCTTCCTGTCGCTCGTGCTGCTGTTCGGGCTCTACGGCGGGGTGCTGCTGCTCGCCGCGCGCGCGATGCTGCACCGCCGGCGCTGGGCGCGCTCGCTCGGGATCCTGTCGCAGCTGATCGCCCTGCTCATGGCGCCGACGGTCCTGGGCGCCGGCGTGTGGGCCGCGGGCGTGCCGATGCTGGTCGTCGCCGCCGTGGCGCTGGTGCTCGTGCTGCTGCCGCAGGTGGGCGGCCGCCTCGACGACGGCGCCCGCCCGTAGCCCTGTCGCACGCCACCGCAGCGAGTGCGGGCCCTCAGTCCTCGGTGAGCAGGCCCTCGCGCAGCTGGGCCAGCGTGCGGGCGAGCAGCCGTGACACGTGCATCTGCGAGATGCCGACCTCGACCGCGATCTCCGACTGGGTCATGCCGCGGAAGAAGCGCAGCAGCAGGATCTTCTGCTCGCGCGGGGGCAGCCGCTCGAGCATCGGCTTGAGCGACTCGCGGTACTCGACGCCCTCGAGCGCCTCGTCGTCGACGCCCAGGGTGTCGACGACCGCCACGGAGTCCTCGTCGCCCTGGTCGCTGGCGTCGAGGGAGAGGGTGGAGTAGGCGTTGGCCGACTCGAGGCCCTCGAGGACCTCCTCGTCGGTGATGCCGAGGTGCTCGGCCAGCTCGTGCACCGTGGGGCTGCGCCCGTTCTTCTGCGACAGCTCGCCGGTGGCCTGGGTGAGGGTGAGGCGCAGCTCCTGCAGGCGCCGGGGCACGCGCACGGCCCAGCCCTTGTCGCGGAAGTGGCGCTTGATCTCGCCGACGATGGTCGGGGTCGCGTAGGTCGAGAACTCGACGCCGCGGAACGGGTCGAAGCGGTCGACCGACTTGATCAGCCCGATCGTGGCGACCTGCACGAGGTCGTCGTAGGGCTCGCCGCGGTTGCGGAAGCGGCGGGCGAGGTGCTCGACGAGCGGCAGGTGCTGCTCGACGAGCGCGTCGCGGACCCGCTTGTGCTCCGGGGTGTCGGCCTCGATGCCGGCGAGGGTGGCGAACAGCGCCTTCGTGCGCTCGCGGTCGACGCCGACGCCCGAGGAGGCGGGGATGACGACGCGTGCCGGCGCCTCGGGGGCGGCCTCGGCCGGCCCGGCGGTCTCGTCGACGAGCTCGACGGTGCCCTCGGGCGACACGACGACCTCGGGACCCGCGACGGGGCCGCCGGTCACGCGCCCACGCCCGCGAGCTGCTCGCGGCGCTTGTGCAGCGAGATCCAGACGGTCAGGCCCTCGCCCACGCCGGCGTCGACCTCGCCGGCCAGCGCGGTGAGCACGGTCCAGGAGAAGGTCTCGCGCTCGGGCAGGCTGCCGCGCGTGGTGGGGGCGCTCACGGTGATGAGCAGCCCGTCGGCCTCGAGCTCGAAGGTGCAGCTGAGGTCGGCGCCCGGGGCGGCCTGCGGCAGGAGCATCGCGCAGGCCTCGTCCACGGCGATGCGGAGGTCCTCGATCTCGTCGAGGGTGAAGTCGAGGCGGGCGGCGAGCCCGGCCGTCGCGGTGCGCAGCACCGAGAGGTAGGCGCTCGACGCGGGCAGCGTGACCTGCACGGCGTCGGAGCTCGTCCCCCACGGTCCCTGCTCGGTCTGCTGGGTCGTCTGCTGCGGGACAGCTGACAGGCCGCTCTCGCTCAACCCGGACTCCTCTGCGGACGCGCACTGCGGACGCGCGGGGCGGGTCCCCGAGCGGCGCTGCCCACGGTACCCCGTGACCGGCGGCCCGCACGCGAGCGCACCGGGGGGCTTCCGCCCGCGCCCGCGCAGGCCTAGCGTGCCGGAGGTGGTCGTCCCGCTCGCCGCCCGGCAGGCCGCGCTCGTCGGCCGGCTGGCGCGCGCCTACGCGGCGCTGCTCGGCGCTGCCGCGGAGGAGCACGACGGCATGCACGTCCGGCACGGGCTCCCGCGCCGCGCCTACCCGCGCGGCGGCGTCACCTGGGGCGACACCTACGTCTGCGGCAGCGCCCCCTGGGCGCGCTCGCCCGAGCGGCTGCGGCACGAGCGGGTGCACGTCGAGCAGTGGCGTACCTACGGGCTGTGGTTCGCTCTGCTCTACCTGCGCGCCGGGCGGGACCCCCTGCACAACCGGTTCGAGATCGAGGCAGGTCTCCACGACGGGGGCTACGTGCGGTGAGCGACGGCGACGGGACCGGCCTCGGCACGGTCGAGGTGGGCGAGCGCGGCATCCGGCTCGGGCAGCTGCTCAAGCTGGCCGGGCTCGTCGACACGGGCGGCGAGGCCAAGCTGGCGGTCGAGCAGGGGCGGGTGCGGGTCAACGGCGCGGTCGAGACGCGGCGCGGCGCCCAGCTCGCGGCCGGTGACACCGTCGAGTGCGACGGCCGCTCGGTGCGCCTGGCCTGATCCGCGCCCGGCCTGGCGCCCGGGGACGGGCGACGCCTGTGGCATCCTTGGCGGAGGTCATGAGCGCCAGCGACAAGCCCCGGCTCGCTGGCCGGCAACCCTCCGCCACGGTGGGGTGCTCCGGGTGACGACCAGGCGGGCCGCGCAGGGCGGTCGGCAAGCGTGGTCCTCGGGACGTCCCGAGCGCCAGAGGGCTGGAGCGGAGCGCACAGTGAGCCGGAGCGCACAGTGACCGGGGCCGAGCGGTCGGCCTCGACGGCCAGCGACGTCGCGGTGGCCCGGGCCGCGGCGGGCGAGGCCGCCGACGTCCTGCTGGCTCTGAGGGCGACCTACCCCGACGCGCCCGACCTGCGCGACCGCGGCGACCGCGCCGCCCACGAGACGATCGTCGAGCTGCTGGCGCGGCTGCGCCCCGGTGACGCCGTGCTCTCCGAGGAGGGCGTCGACGACCCGGCCCGGCTGTCCGCGCGCCGCGTGTGGATCGTCGACCCGCTCGACGGCACCCGCGAGTTCGGCGAGGCGGGCCGTCCCGACTGGGCCGTGCACGTCGCGCTCTGGCAGGACGGCGAGCTCACCGACGCCGCCGTCGCGCTCCCGGGCCTCGGCACCGTGCTGGCCACCGACGACGTGCCCCCTCCGCCGCCGCGCGACGGCAGGGCCGCCCCGCGCTTCGCGGTCAGCCGCACCCGCGCGACAGCGCTGGTCACGGGCGTCGCCGAAGCGCTCGGCGGCGAGCTGGTGCCGCTCGGCTCGGCGGGCTACAAGGCCGCCGCCGTCGTCCGCGGCGAGGTGGACGCCTACGTGCACACCGGCGGGCAGTACGAGTGGGACAGCGCCGCGCCCGTCGCCGTCGCCCGCGCGGCAGGGCTGCACACCAGCCGCGTCGACGGCTCGCCGCTCCTCTACAACCAGGCCGACGTGTCGCTGCCCGACCTGGTGGTGTGCCGCGCCGAGCTCGCCGACGACGTGCTGGCCGCCATCGCGCGGCTCTCGCAGCAGTCCGACGACGCAGGGAAGGAGACGATCGCGCGATGACGGTCCCCGGGTCCGCGCACGACTACCGCCTCAGCCAGCTCCAGTCGCTCGAGGCGGAGTCGATCCACATCTTCCGCGAGGTCGTCGCGGAGCTCGAGCGCCCGGTGCTGCTCTTCTCCGGCGGCAAGGACTCGATCGTCATGCTCCGCCTGGCCGAGAAGGCGTTCTGGCCGGCGCGCATCCCCTTCCCGGTGATGCACGTCGACACCGGGCTCAACTTCCCCGAGGTGCTCGAGTTCCGCGACCGCCGGGCCCAGGAGCTCGGCGTCCAGCTGCTGGTCGCCTCCGTGCCCGACGCGATCGAGCGCGGCACCGTGCGCGAGGAGCCCAACGGCTCGCGCAACCGCATCCAGACGCCGGTGCTCCTCGAGGCCGTCGAGAAGCACCGCTTCACCGCGCTGTTCGGCGGGGCCCGCCGCGACGAGGAGAAGGCGCGCGCCAAGGAGCGGGTGTTCTCCTTCCGCGACGACTTCGGCCAGTGGGACCCCAAGAACCAGCGCCCCGAGCTCTGGAACCTCTACAACGGGCGCATCCACCTCGGCGAGTCGATCCGCGTCTTCCCGCTGTCCAACTGGACCGAGCTCGACATCTGGTCCTACATCGCGGCCGAGCAGATCGACATCCCGGCGCTCTACCTCGCCCACGAGCGCGAGGTGGTCGAGCGCGACGGCATGCTCTACGCCGTCAACGAGTTCGTCGTCCCCCGCGAGGGCGAGACGGTGACGACCGAGCGCGTGCGCTACCGCACGATGGGCGACGCGAACCTCACCGCAGCCGTACGCTCCGACGCCGACACGCTCGACAAGGTGGTCGCCGAGGTGGCGACGACGCGGCTGACCGAGCGCGGCGCGACCCGCGGCGACGACCGGGTCAGCGAGGCAGCCATGGAGGACCGCAAGCGCGAGGGGTACTTCTAGATGAGCGACATCCTGCGCTTCGCCACGGCGGGCTCGGTCGACGACGGCAAGAGCACGCTGATCGGCCGGCTGCTCTACGACAGCAAGTCGATCTTCGAGGACCAGTACGAAGCGGTCGAGCGGGCCTCCGCCGGCAACGACTACGTCAACCTCGCCCTGCTGACCGACGGCCTGCGCGCCGAGCGCGAGCAGGGCATCACGATCGACGTGGCCTACCGCTACTTCGCCACACCTCGGCGTACCTTCATCATCGCCGACACCCCGGGCCACATCCAGTACACCCGCAACATGGTGACCGGTGCGTCCACTGCAGACCTCGCCATCGTGCTCGTCGACGCGCGCAAGGGCATCCTCGAGCAGAGCCGCCGGCACGCGTTCCTGGTGTCGCTCCTGCGCGTCCCGCACCTCGTCGTCGCCGTCAACAAGATGGACCTCGTCGACTGGTCGCAGGAGGTCTTCGAGGAGATCCACGAGGAGTTCACGGCCTTCGCGACCAAGCTCGAGGTGCCCGACCTCACGATCATCCCGATCTCGGCGCTCGAGGGCGACAACATCGTGCACCGGTCGACCAACATGCCGTGGTACGACGGGCCTTCTCTGCTCCACCACCTCGAGCACGTGCACATCGCGAGCGACCGCAACCTGGTCGACGCGCGCTTCCCGGTGCAGTACGTCATCCGGCCGCAGTCGCGCGAGTTCCCCGACTACCGCGGCTACGCCGGCACCATCGCGAGCGGCGTCTTCAAGCCGGGCGACGAGGTCCAGGTGCTGCCCAGCGGCTTCACCTCGCGCATCGCGTCCATCGACACGGCCGACGGCCCGGTCGCCGAGGCGTTCGCGCCGATGGCGGTCACCATCCGGCTCGAGGACGAGATCGACATCTCCCGCGGCGACATGCTGTGCCGTCCGCACAACGCGCCGCACGCGACGCAGGACGTCGACGCGATGGTGTGCTGGATGACCGACGAGCCGCTGCGCGCCGGCCAGAAGCTGGCGATCAAGCACACGACGCGCTCGGCGCGCGCGATGGTCAAGGAGCTGCAGTACCGCCTCGACGTCAACAGCCTGCACCGCGACGTCACGGTGGACGCTCTGGGGCTCAACGACATCGGCCGCGTACGCCTGCGCACCACCGTGCCGCTGTTCGCCGACCCCTACGCCCGCAACCGCACGACCGGCGGCTTCATCCTCATCGACGAGGCCACCAACCGCACCGTCGGGGCAGGGATGGTCCACCCCTCCGAGTGACCGACGCGACACACCGCTCTCCTCACGACCGGCACCCCGCGGCCGTAGTGGGTTCCTGAACGAGGAACCTGCGAGGAGACGTCTGTGCGAGTACGGGTGCGACGAGGGCTCGCTGCGGCGGGCGCGGTGGTGACGGCCGCGGCCGTCCTGGCTGGGTGCGGCGGGTCGGCGACGCCGACGGGCGGTGCGCAGGGCGACGGCCGCGTACGCATCGCGATCCCGGAGCCCGACGCGATCACGCCCACCGCCGCCGACGAGACGGCCGGCATCGGCATCGTGCACGGGCTGTTCACCGGGCTGGTCGCGTACGACAGCCGCACCGCCCCCGTGCTCACACCGCTCGCCAAGGCGGTGACCACGTCGGACCACCAGCACTGGACCGTACGGCTGGCGTCCGGGTGGACGTTCCACAACGGCGAGGCCGTGACGTCGTCGTCCTTCGTCGATGCCTGGAACTACGGCGCGCTCGGCACCCACGGGCAGTACGCCGGCCCGTTCTACGCACCGATCGAGGGCTACGACGACGTCGCGCCCGTGGACGACTCGGGGGAGCCGCTGCGTCCCAGGGCGCAGACGATGCGAGGGTTGCACGTCGTCG from Motilibacter peucedani harbors:
- a CDS encoding RNA-binding S4 domain-containing protein, whose translation is MSDGDGTGLGTVEVGERGIRLGQLLKLAGLVDTGGEAKLAVEQGRVRVNGAVETRRGAQLAAGDTVECDGRSVRLA
- a CDS encoding 3'(2'),5'-bisphosphate nucleotidase CysQ, which codes for MTGAERSASTASDVAVARAAAGEAADVLLALRATYPDAPDLRDRGDRAAHETIVELLARLRPGDAVLSEEGVDDPARLSARRVWIVDPLDGTREFGEAGRPDWAVHVALWQDGELTDAAVALPGLGTVLATDDVPPPPPRDGRAAPRFAVSRTRATALVTGVAEALGGELVPLGSAGYKAAAVVRGEVDAYVHTGGQYEWDSAAPVAVARAAGLHTSRVDGSPLLYNQADVSLPDLVVCRAELADDVLAAIARLSQQSDDAGKETIAR
- the cysD gene encoding sulfate adenylyltransferase subunit CysD; translated protein: MTVPGSAHDYRLSQLQSLEAESIHIFREVVAELERPVLLFSGGKDSIVMLRLAEKAFWPARIPFPVMHVDTGLNFPEVLEFRDRRAQELGVQLLVASVPDAIERGTVREEPNGSRNRIQTPVLLEAVEKHRFTALFGGARRDEEKARAKERVFSFRDDFGQWDPKNQRPELWNLYNGRIHLGESIRVFPLSNWTELDIWSYIAAEQIDIPALYLAHEREVVERDGMLYAVNEFVVPREGETVTTERVRYRTMGDANLTAAVRSDADTLDKVVAEVATTRLTERGATRGDDRVSEAAMEDRKREGYF
- the cysN gene encoding sulfate adenylyltransferase subunit CysN produces the protein MSDILRFATAGSVDDGKSTLIGRLLYDSKSIFEDQYEAVERASAGNDYVNLALLTDGLRAEREQGITIDVAYRYFATPRRTFIIADTPGHIQYTRNMVTGASTADLAIVLVDARKGILEQSRRHAFLVSLLRVPHLVVAVNKMDLVDWSQEVFEEIHEEFTAFATKLEVPDLTIIPISALEGDNIVHRSTNMPWYDGPSLLHHLEHVHIASDRNLVDARFPVQYVIRPQSREFPDYRGYAGTIASGVFKPGDEVQVLPSGFTSRIASIDTADGPVAEAFAPMAVTIRLEDEIDISRGDMLCRPHNAPHATQDVDAMVCWMTDEPLRAGQKLAIKHTTRSARAMVKELQYRLDVNSLHRDVTVDALGLNDIGRVRLRTTVPLFADPYARNRTTGGFILIDEATNRTVGAGMVHPSE